In Propionimicrobium sp. PCR01-08-3, one DNA window encodes the following:
- the ptsP gene encoding phosphoenolpyruvate--protein phosphotransferase yields the protein MSTIPDHLVLHGIGVSAGTSSGPAVLVVPAPGADANEPGSTDAAADGQRVRDAMKAVSDALLTKAEHAPETSKPILETTAQLARDKGLAKSVDKELKKGVGITKSVHNAVEEYAAMLTQLGGYMAERVTDLYDIRDRTICELRGLPAPGVPDLTVPSVLVAHDLAPAETATLSKDLVLGIVTSAGGPTSHTAILAAQLAIPAVVQTQGSEAITPGTTVALDGGVGEVIISPTDEEVELLVERSRRRVAALAGSSGEGATKDGHKIKLLANIGTADDARKAATYDLEGSGLFRTEFLFLERDQAPTLAEQTKTYTEVLEAFGERRVVVRTLDAGADKPLAFADLGPEENPALGRRGLRLSMVREDLLDTQLQALAAAYEATGKKSDLRVMAPMVATMDEAKWFADKVRPLGLPKVGIMVEIPSAAIQADKLLSIVDFVSIGTNDLSQYTLAADRMQGALAPLLSPWQPALLTMVRSTCIGGHATGKPVGVCGEAGGDPLLALVLVGLGVSSLSMAPSKVATVRAALRLHDYSTCQQMANYAVDAPSAKDAKAAVEALMAPALHDLL from the coding sequence ATGAGCACTATTCCCGACCATCTGGTCTTGCACGGTATCGGGGTGTCAGCCGGCACCTCGTCGGGCCCAGCGGTGCTGGTCGTCCCGGCTCCCGGGGCCGACGCCAATGAGCCCGGCAGCACCGACGCTGCGGCCGACGGACAGCGGGTACGAGACGCGATGAAGGCGGTTTCGGACGCCCTGCTCACCAAGGCCGAGCACGCACCCGAAACCTCGAAACCGATCTTGGAGACCACCGCCCAACTGGCCCGCGACAAGGGGCTGGCCAAGTCGGTCGACAAGGAGCTCAAGAAGGGCGTCGGAATCACCAAGTCGGTGCACAACGCCGTAGAAGAATATGCGGCGATGCTGACCCAACTCGGCGGCTACATGGCCGAACGCGTCACCGATCTCTATGACATCCGCGATCGGACGATCTGTGAGCTTCGCGGGCTTCCCGCTCCCGGCGTGCCCGACCTGACCGTGCCTTCGGTGCTGGTGGCGCACGATCTGGCACCGGCCGAGACGGCCACGCTGTCGAAGGACCTCGTGCTGGGCATCGTCACCTCGGCCGGCGGGCCCACCAGTCACACCGCCATCTTGGCTGCCCAGCTGGCGATTCCGGCCGTCGTGCAGACCCAGGGCTCGGAGGCCATCACGCCCGGCACCACTGTTGCCCTGGATGGCGGCGTGGGCGAGGTCATCATCTCCCCCACCGATGAAGAAGTCGAATTGCTCGTCGAGCGTTCGCGTCGCCGAGTCGCAGCGCTCGCCGGATCGAGTGGGGAGGGCGCCACCAAAGACGGACACAAAATCAAGCTGCTCGCCAACATCGGGACAGCAGACGACGCCCGCAAAGCCGCGACCTATGATCTTGAAGGTTCGGGGCTGTTCCGTACCGAGTTTCTCTTCCTCGAACGCGACCAGGCACCCACCTTGGCCGAGCAGACCAAGACCTACACCGAGGTGCTGGAGGCTTTCGGTGAGCGGCGGGTCGTCGTCCGAACCTTGGATGCCGGGGCGGACAAGCCACTGGCCTTCGCCGATCTGGGCCCCGAAGAGAACCCTGCCCTGGGACGCCGCGGTTTGCGGCTGAGCATGGTGCGCGAGGACCTGCTCGATACCCAGCTGCAGGCACTGGCGGCGGCCTACGAGGCGACCGGCAAGAAGTCGGATCTGCGGGTGATGGCGCCGATGGTGGCCACCATGGACGAAGCGAAATGGTTCGCCGACAAGGTTCGTCCGTTGGGCCTTCCGAAGGTCGGCATCATGGTGGAGATTCCGAGTGCGGCGATCCAGGCGGACAAGCTGTTATCGATCGTGGACTTCGTGTCGATCGGCACCAATGACCTGTCGCAGTACACGCTGGCGGCCGACCGCATGCAGGGTGCCCTGGCTCCCCTGCTGAGTCCGTGGCAGCCCGCCTTGCTCACCATGGTGCGCAGCACCTGTATCGGCGGACACGCAACCGGCAAGCCGGTCGGAGTTTGCGGTGAGGCCGGCGGCGATCCGTTGCTGGCGCTGGTGCTGGTCGGGCTCGGTGTTTCGTCGTTGTCGATGGCTCCGAGCAAGGTGGCCACGGTGCGTGCCGCCTTGCGCCTGCACGACTACTCGACCTGTCAGCAGATGGCCAACTATGCGGTGGACGCCCCGTCGGCCAAGGACGCGAAGGCCGCGGTCGAGGCCCTGATGGCACCGGCCCTGCACGATCTGCTGTGA
- a CDS encoding glucose PTS transporter subunit IIA encodes MESTVGQSPAEQIIANSGGPENIDSLTHCATRLRFQLHDGSLIDQAALEKVPGVMGVVPQAGDRLQVVIGGAVQSMYSDIMDLPSMQKTGTPAKQSDADVKAAARSGGPRGKFSWLDSFFEYLSDSFRPLLGVLLGASLIIAFEAVLDALGVVDFRAEDKAATWVFVDAMYRAVFYFLPIMVAYNAAKKLNIDPWVGATVMAAVMTPEFISLSDTTRFPDTVCTTNETLGTQSCVADVFGLPLQMNDYSGQVFVPLIMVAVLALVYKWLKKVFPENIQMVFVPFFSMAIMIPVTAFLIGPLGVWLGNGLGTGLAWLNGNAPFVFALLIPMIYPFLVPLGLHWPLNALMLVNIQTLGYDFIQGPMGAWNFACFGATAGVLVISMRAKNSTMRQTATGALVAGLLGGISEPSLYGIHLRFKRIYPRMLVGCFTGGLVIAVLGAPFGGVKTSAFAFTSLLTIPVFDPMWVYAIAIAAAFAVSMILVIIFDYRTPEQKDEDRLAREQAEADLALEKDAMPAAAAAPVASAAATGADANAGATEPATPVEPVAPAEPAVPAEPTNQVIAPVAGHVVALSEVNDPVFASKALGDGVGIVPADGIVLAPISGTMVTVAKTGHAFGIKSDDGVEVLVHIGIDTVQMKGEGFDVAVEKKQRVNAGDLLATVNLDAVNQAGFDPTVIVTVTNTAAMTSVTPHPDGDLSAGEPVIDVEH; translated from the coding sequence ATGGAGTCAACCGTCGGGCAGTCGCCCGCCGAACAGATCATCGCCAACTCCGGTGGCCCGGAGAACATCGATAGCCTCACCCACTGCGCAACCCGCCTCCGCTTTCAACTTCACGATGGGTCATTGATCGATCAGGCCGCGTTGGAGAAGGTGCCAGGCGTGATGGGCGTCGTCCCGCAAGCGGGCGACCGGCTTCAGGTTGTCATCGGTGGCGCAGTTCAATCGATGTACTCCGACATCATGGATCTGCCGTCCATGCAGAAAACCGGCACCCCGGCCAAGCAATCGGACGCAGACGTCAAGGCCGCTGCACGATCGGGCGGACCACGCGGCAAGTTCTCCTGGTTGGACAGCTTCTTCGAATACCTGTCGGACTCCTTCCGCCCCCTGCTGGGCGTCCTGCTCGGAGCCTCCCTGATCATCGCCTTCGAAGCAGTTCTCGATGCGTTGGGCGTCGTCGACTTCCGCGCCGAGGACAAGGCCGCAACCTGGGTCTTCGTGGACGCCATGTACCGCGCGGTCTTCTACTTCCTGCCGATCATGGTCGCCTACAACGCAGCCAAGAAGCTCAACATCGATCCCTGGGTGGGTGCCACGGTGATGGCCGCGGTGATGACTCCGGAGTTCATCAGTCTCAGCGACACCACGCGCTTCCCCGACACGGTGTGTACCACCAACGAGACTTTGGGCACCCAGTCGTGTGTCGCCGATGTCTTCGGGCTGCCCTTGCAAATGAACGACTATTCGGGCCAGGTCTTCGTCCCACTCATCATGGTCGCCGTACTGGCTCTGGTGTATAAGTGGCTGAAGAAGGTATTCCCCGAAAACATCCAGATGGTTTTCGTGCCCTTCTTCTCAATGGCCATCATGATTCCGGTGACCGCATTCTTGATCGGCCCGCTGGGTGTGTGGCTCGGCAACGGCCTGGGTACCGGATTGGCATGGCTGAACGGGAACGCACCATTCGTCTTCGCATTGTTGATTCCGATGATCTACCCGTTCTTGGTGCCGTTGGGCCTGCATTGGCCGCTGAATGCACTGATGCTGGTGAATATCCAGACTCTCGGCTATGACTTCATTCAAGGACCGATGGGCGCCTGGAACTTCGCGTGCTTCGGCGCCACCGCGGGTGTGCTGGTGATCTCGATGCGCGCGAAGAATTCTACGATGCGCCAGACCGCTACCGGTGCCCTGGTCGCCGGTCTGCTCGGCGGTATCTCGGAGCCTTCGCTGTATGGCATTCATCTGCGGTTCAAGCGGATCTATCCGCGGATGCTGGTGGGCTGTTTCACCGGTGGTCTGGTCATCGCCGTTCTCGGTGCGCCGTTCGGCGGCGTGAAGACCTCGGCGTTCGCCTTCACCTCGCTGCTCACCATCCCGGTCTTCGATCCGATGTGGGTGTATGCGATTGCGATCGCGGCGGCCTTCGCTGTGTCGATGATCCTGGTGATCATCTTCGACTACCGCACCCCTGAGCAGAAGGACGAAGACAGGCTCGCTCGTGAGCAGGCCGAAGCCGATCTGGCTCTTGAGAAGGACGCCATGCCCGCCGCTGCCGCTGCTCCTGTCGCCTCCGCTGCTGCGACTGGTGCCGACGCGAACGCTGGCGCTACTGAACCTGCCACGCCTGTAGAACCCGTGGCGCCTGCAGAACCTGCAGTGCCCGCAGAGCCGACCAACCAGGTCATTGCTCCGGTGGCCGGCCATGTCGTAGCGCTGAGCGAGGTCAACGACCCGGTGTTCGCGTCCAAGGCTCTCGGCGACGGCGTAGGCATCGTGCCTGCGGACGGCATCGTCCTCGCCCCGATCTCCGGGACGATGGTCACCGTCGCAAAGACCGGGCACGCTTTCGGCATCAAGAGCGACGATGGCGTAGAAGTCCTCGTCCATATCGGCATCGATACCGTGCAGATGAAGGGCGAAGGCTTCGACGTTGCCGTCGAGAAGAAACAACGCGTAAATGCCGGCGACCTACTGGCCACGGTGAACCTTGACGCCGTCAACCAGGCCGGATTCGATCCGACGGTCATCGTGACCGTCACCAACACTGCGGCCATGACATCGGTGACCCCGCATCCGGATGGGGACCTTTCCGCCGGAGAACCGGTCATCGACGTCGAACACTGA